One genomic window of Carassius auratus strain Wakin chromosome 14, ASM336829v1, whole genome shotgun sequence includes the following:
- the LOC113114110 gene encoding cleavage stimulation factor subunit 2-like isoform X1, with protein sequence MANLAIAAAAAAARDPAVDRSLRSVFVGNIPYEATEEQLKDIFSEVGLVVSFRLVYDRETGKPKGYGFCEYQDQETALSAMRNLNGREFSGRALRVDNAASEKNKEELKSLGTGAPVIESPYGDSCLPEEAPESISRAVASLPPEQMFELMKQMKLCVQNSPQEARNMLLQNPQLAYALLQAQVVMRIVDPEIALKMLHRPAVVQPINPSAQPGAVPVPNQNLPQPNVPVSQPQPMQGMHVNGAPQMMQPPQMGGGVPGPMAGQGPMGPAAGMQPQIGIPPGGPVPMDRGPVPIVDPRAPMRGAPQGPPGIPPRGLLGDGPNDPRGGSLVNVSGEMEPGHGYIGGPPQHQGPPMHMAPPDMRGPHDMRGGPMMGEPRGPMMEQRGPPMEARGRDPRAVDARVPISGQRVPVAGGMQGPPPHGMGQSAPPAARPGPTSDASSQDHEKAALIMQVLQLTPEQIAMLPPEQRQSILILKEQIQKTAGAP encoded by the exons ATGGCGAATTTAGCAATTGCTGCGGCAGCTGCAGCTGCCAGAGACCCGGCCGTGGACCGCTCGTTACGCTCGGTTTTCG TGGGAAACATCCCATATGAGGCCACAGAGGAGCAGCTGAAAGACATCTTCTCAGAGGTTGGACTTGTCGTAAGTTTTAG GTTGGTGTATGATAGAGAAACGGGTAAGCCAAAGGGATATGGCTTTTGTGAGTACCAGGATCAGGAGACAGCGCTCAGTGCCATGCGTAACCTGAATGGCAGAGAGTTCAGCGGCAGAGCCCTCCGCGTCGATAATGCGGctagtgaaaaaaataaagaggAGCTCAAAA GTTTGGGGACTGGAGCTCCAGTTATTGAGTCCCCTTATGGAGACAGCTGCTTACCAGAAGAAGCCCCAGAGTCCATTAGCAGGGCAGTAGCCAGTCTGCCTCCAGAGCAGATGTTTGAGCTAATGAAACAGATGAAG CTATGTGTGCAGAACAGTCCCCAGGAGGCCAGGAACATGCTCCTGCAGAACCCTCAGCTCGCTTATGCCCTGCTGCAGGCTCAGGTGGTCATGAGGATTGTGGACCCTGAAATCGCTCTG AAAATGCTCCACCGTCCAGCTGTGGTTCAGCCCATAAACCCAAGTGCTCAACCCGGAGCGGTACCAGTACCTAACCAGAACCTCCCTCAGCCCAATGTGCCTGTCTCTCAGCCTCAGCCAATG CAGGGCATGCATGTGAATGGAGCCCCTCAGATGATGCAGCCTCCACAGATGGGAGGCGGAGTACCCGGGCCGATGGCAGGACAGGGACCCATGGGACCAGCTG CTGGGATGCAACCTCAGATAGGGATCCCTCCAGGAGGCCCTGTGCCCATGGATAGAGGACCAG TGCCAATAGTAGACCCACGTGCCCCAATGCGAGGAGCCCCTCAAGGCCCTCCAGGGATCCCACCCAGAGGCTTGCTTGGCGATGGTCCGAATGACCCACGAGGTGGATCATTGGTCAATGTTAGTGGAGAAATGGAGCCGGG GCATGGTTACATCGGAGGCCCTCCACAGCATCAGGGGCCGCCCATGCATATGGCGCCCCCAGACATGCGTGGCCCTCATGACATGAGAGGAGGACCCATGATGGGAGAACCTAGAGGTCCTATGATGGAGCAGCGTGGTCCACCCATGGAGGCAAGAG GTCGTGATCCAAGAGCTGTTGATGCTCGGGTTCCGATATCTGGCCAGAGGGTTCCTGTGGCTGGTGGAATGCAGGGTCCCCCTCCCCACGGCATGGGACAAAGTGCACCTCCAGCAGCGAGACCA GGTCCTACATCAGATGCGTCATCACAAGACCACGAGAAA GCTGCCTTGATAATGCAGGTCCTGCAGCTGACCCCAGAACAGATCGCCATGCTGCCACCAGAACAGAGACAGAGTATCCTGATACTGAAGGAGCAGATTCAGAAGACAGCAGGTGCACCCTGA
- the LOC113114110 gene encoding cleavage stimulation factor subunit 2-like isoform X2, with protein MKRLVGNIPYEATEEQLKDIFSEVGLVVSFRLVYDRETGKPKGYGFCEYQDQETALSAMRNLNGREFSGRALRVDNAASEKNKEELKSLGTGAPVIESPYGDSCLPEEAPESISRAVASLPPEQMFELMKQMKLCVQNSPQEARNMLLQNPQLAYALLQAQVVMRIVDPEIALKMLHRPAVVQPINPSAQPGAVPVPNQNLPQPNVPVSQPQPMQGMHVNGAPQMMQPPQMGGGVPGPMAGQGPMGPAAGMQPQIGIPPGGPVPMDRGPVPIVDPRAPMRGAPQGPPGIPPRGLLGDGPNDPRGGSLVNVSGEMEPGHGYIGGPPQHQGPPMHMAPPDMRGPHDMRGGPMMGEPRGPMMEQRGPPMEARGRDPRAVDARVPISGQRVPVAGGMQGPPPHGMGQSAPPAARPGPTSDASSQDHEKAALIMQVLQLTPEQIAMLPPEQRQSILILKEQIQKTAGAP; from the exons ATGAAGAGACTGG TGGGAAACATCCCATATGAGGCCACAGAGGAGCAGCTGAAAGACATCTTCTCAGAGGTTGGACTTGTCGTAAGTTTTAG GTTGGTGTATGATAGAGAAACGGGTAAGCCAAAGGGATATGGCTTTTGTGAGTACCAGGATCAGGAGACAGCGCTCAGTGCCATGCGTAACCTGAATGGCAGAGAGTTCAGCGGCAGAGCCCTCCGCGTCGATAATGCGGctagtgaaaaaaataaagaggAGCTCAAAA GTTTGGGGACTGGAGCTCCAGTTATTGAGTCCCCTTATGGAGACAGCTGCTTACCAGAAGAAGCCCCAGAGTCCATTAGCAGGGCAGTAGCCAGTCTGCCTCCAGAGCAGATGTTTGAGCTAATGAAACAGATGAAG CTATGTGTGCAGAACAGTCCCCAGGAGGCCAGGAACATGCTCCTGCAGAACCCTCAGCTCGCTTATGCCCTGCTGCAGGCTCAGGTGGTCATGAGGATTGTGGACCCTGAAATCGCTCTG AAAATGCTCCACCGTCCAGCTGTGGTTCAGCCCATAAACCCAAGTGCTCAACCCGGAGCGGTACCAGTACCTAACCAGAACCTCCCTCAGCCCAATGTGCCTGTCTCTCAGCCTCAGCCAATG CAGGGCATGCATGTGAATGGAGCCCCTCAGATGATGCAGCCTCCACAGATGGGAGGCGGAGTACCCGGGCCGATGGCAGGACAGGGACCCATGGGACCAGCTG CTGGGATGCAACCTCAGATAGGGATCCCTCCAGGAGGCCCTGTGCCCATGGATAGAGGACCAG TGCCAATAGTAGACCCACGTGCCCCAATGCGAGGAGCCCCTCAAGGCCCTCCAGGGATCCCACCCAGAGGCTTGCTTGGCGATGGTCCGAATGACCCACGAGGTGGATCATTGGTCAATGTTAGTGGAGAAATGGAGCCGGG GCATGGTTACATCGGAGGCCCTCCACAGCATCAGGGGCCGCCCATGCATATGGCGCCCCCAGACATGCGTGGCCCTCATGACATGAGAGGAGGACCCATGATGGGAGAACCTAGAGGTCCTATGATGGAGCAGCGTGGTCCACCCATGGAGGCAAGAG GTCGTGATCCAAGAGCTGTTGATGCTCGGGTTCCGATATCTGGCCAGAGGGTTCCTGTGGCTGGTGGAATGCAGGGTCCCCCTCCCCACGGCATGGGACAAAGTGCACCTCCAGCAGCGAGACCA GGTCCTACATCAGATGCGTCATCACAAGACCACGAGAAA GCTGCCTTGATAATGCAGGTCCTGCAGCTGACCCCAGAACAGATCGCCATGCTGCCACCAGAACAGAGACAGAGTATCCTGATACTGAAGGAGCAGATTCAGAAGACAGCAGGTGCACCCTGA
- the LOC113114109 gene encoding cytochrome b-245 heavy chain-like, whose amino-acid sequence MSNWIINHGLSAFILVVWMGINIFLFVYYYLFYDQGPQFEYTRELLGSALPWARAPAAVLNFNCMLILLPVCRNLLSLLRGSFICCGRTMRKQLDKNLTFHKLVAYMIALMTAVHTVAHLLNAEWYTNSFQGLYGPLASKLSMLDDSVELNTTYLNPVRSNSTTPTLLVFTTIAGLTGVVITLALILMITSSMEVIRRSYFEVFWYTHHLFIIFFAGLVFHGAGRIVRSQQVTDPPHNNSFCEDQPESWGNLTGCPIPQFAGGFPQTWMWVIGPMIIYLCERLLRFIRYMQPVSYRKIVIRPSKVLELQLVKPGFKMAVGQYVFLNCPAISQLEWHPFTMTSAPEEDFFSVHIRSVGDWTENLIKMVENLPEGGQGPKMAVDGPFGTASEDVFDYEVSMLVGAGIGVTPFASILKSIWYKFKDSDPKLRTKRIYFYWLCRETYAFEWFADLLQVLEREMEERGMRDFLTYKLYLTGWDQSHVNHAMVHFDKDTDIITGLKQKTSYGRPNWDKEFEQVKQENPSSVVGTFLCGPQALAKDLEKKCVKYSDVDPRKTKFYFNKENF is encoded by the exons ATGAGTAACTGGATTATCAATCACGGGCTCAGCGCCTTCATCTTG GTGGTGTGGATGGGCATCAACATCTTTCTGTTTGTCTACTATTACTTATTCTATGACCAGGGACCACAATTTGAGTACACTCGTGAACTTTTAGGG TCTGCATTACCTTGGGCCAGAGCTCCAGCCGCTGTACTCAACTTCAACTGCATGCTGATCCTGTTGCCAGTGTGTCGAAACCTGCTGTCTCTGCTCCGCGGCTCCTTTATA TGCTGTGGCCGCACAATGAGGAAACAGCTGGACAAAAATCTGACTTTCCACAAGTTGGTTGCTTACATGATTGCCCTTATGACAG CGGTTCACACTGTCGCTCATTTGCTTAATGCGGAGTGGTACACAAACAGTTTCCAAGGTCTATATGGGCCTCTCGCCAGTAAACTGTCCATGCTTGATGACTCCGTTGAATTAAACACCACTTACCTAAATCCCGTTCGCTCCAATTCTACG ACTCCGACTCTTCTCGTATTCACCACTATTGCGGGTCTCACAGGAGTCGTCATAACTCTTGCCCTCATCCTCATGATCACTTCATCAATGGAAGTTATTCGCAGAAGCTATTTTGAGGTCTTTTGGTACACGCATCATCTTTTCATCATTTTCTTTGCTGGCTTAGTTTTCCATGGTGCAGG ACGTATTGTGCGAAGTCAGCAAGTGACCGATCCACCTCACAATAATTCCTTCTGCGAAGATCAGCCAGAGAGCTGGGGAAACCTTACTGGATGTCCAATTCCGCAGTTTGCAGGAGGGTTTCCTCAG ACCTGGATGTGGGTAATTGGACCCATGATAATTTATCTATGTGAGCGGCTGCTTCGTTTTATTCGCTACATGCAGCCTGTCAGTTATAGGAAG ATTGTAATCCGCCCATCCAAGGTGTTGGAACTACAGCTGGTGAAGCCTGGATTCAAGATGGCAGTCGGTCAGTATGTGTTCCTCAATTGTCCAGCCATCTCTCAGCTTGAGTGGCATCCGTTTACCATGACATCAGCCCCGGAAGAGGACTTCTTTAGTGTACACATCCGCTCAGTCGGAGACTGGACTGAAAATCTCATCAAGATGGTCGAAAACCTACCAGAGGGTGGTCAAGGGCCCAA gaTGGCGGTGGATGGCCCCTTTGGAACCGCGAGTGAGGATGTATTTGATTACGAGGTCAGCATGTTGGTGGGTGCTGGAATTGGAGTGACCCCATTTGCCTCTATCCTGAAGTCCATCTGGTACAAGTTTAAAGACTCTGATCCCAAACTACGGACAAAGAGG ATTTACTTCTACTGGCTGTGTAGAGAGACATACGCCTTTGAGTGGTTTGCAGATCTCCTACAGGTCCTtgagagagaaatggaggaacgAGGAATGAGGGACTTTCTCACATATAAACTCTACCTCACTGGATGGGACCAGAGTCAT GTAAACCATGCAATGGTGCATTTCGATAAAGATACAGATATCATCACTGGTCTAAAACAAAAGACTAGTTATGGCCGACCAAACTGGGATAAGGAATTTGAACAAGTTAAGCAAGAGAACCCATC GTCTGTGGTTGGAACTTTCTTGTGCGGCCCACAAGCCTTAGCGAAGGACTTGGAGAAGAAATGTGTGAAATACTCGGACGTGGATCCACGGAAAACCAAGTTTTACTTCAACAAAGAGAACTTCTGA